The following proteins are co-located in the Salvelinus namaycush isolate Seneca chromosome 33, SaNama_1.0, whole genome shotgun sequence genome:
- the LOC120027792 gene encoding armadillo repeat-containing protein 1-like gives MSRELDALTVVNQLRDLAADPLNRRAIVQDNGCLPGLILFLDHPNPQVVYSALLAVRYLAECRTNREKMKGELGMMLSLQNVMQKSSSPGETKLLASEIYEILQAAGNEAEQAEAASCRRKAHFFLGSTNKRAKTVVLHIDGLDDPTRRSLCEEALLKIRGVISFTFQMAVKRCVVRIRSDIKAEALGTAINSTKVMKAAQVVKGEDGGELMLPFQEGAEEAVVEHNEDIPDYLPEEESPSQEQDKAVTRVGSITDGVGWLSTAANFLSRSFYW, from the exons ATGAGTAGGGAGTTGGATGCGCTGACTGTGGTGAACCAGCTACGAGATCTTGCAGCTGACCCCCTCAACAGACGAGCCATAGTACAGGACAACGGCTGCTTACCGGGCCTCATCCTCTTTCTGGACCACCCCAACCCTCAGGTCGTCTACTCAGCATTATTG GCAGTACGCTACCTGGCAGAATGTCGGACCAACAGAGAGAAGATGAAGGGAGAGCTGGGCATGATGCTGAGTCTGCAGAATGTCATGCAGAA gAGCAGCTCCCCAGGGGAGACCAAGCTGCTGGCGTCTGAGATCTATGAGATTCTGCAGGCAGCTGGCAATGAGGCAGAGCAGGCTGAGGCTGCCTCCTGCAGACGCAAGGCCCACTTCTTCCTGGGCTCCACCAACAAGAGGGCCAAGACCGTGGTGCTGCACATCGACGGCCTGGATGACCCG ACTCGTAGAAGTCTGTGTGAGGAGGCCCTGTTGAAGATCCGGGGGGTGATCAGCTTCACCTTCCAGATGGCTGTGAAGAGGTGTGTGGTCAGGATCCGCTCTGACATCAAGGCTGAG GCACTGGGCACGGCGATCAACTCCACCAAGGTGATGAAGGCTGCACAGGTGGTgaagggagaggatggaggagag CTGATGCTTCCATTCCAGGAGGGTGCAGAGGAGGCGGTGGTGGAGCACAACGAGGACATCCCAGACTACCTCCCTGAGGAGGAAAGCCCGTCTCAGGAGCAGGACAAGGCCGTGACACGCGTTGGCTCCATCACAGATGGCGTGGGCTGGCTCAGCACAGCCGCCAACTTCCTGTCCCGCTCCTTCTACTGGTGA